One Octopus sinensis linkage group LG11, ASM634580v1, whole genome shotgun sequence genomic window carries:
- the LOC115217322 gene encoding zinc finger protein 841-like: protein MYEESSSGRSMEGSLPRSSVLIKKELPRHMPSNRNSENSKAELTFSIEKIMEFTPSKRTNKDLSPQQHLHNNQHNNNSNVCINNNHSNNINSSNNNHNVHNNIINNTNNIVNNNSNNTLKVSGHNGYKTQSKNIDSLWVPTSVFNPSMHGSAYASIFFNTDLQRRAGLNLISNPSDYRDPVIYAPYLHPAFPLPRNANVNDYQTQILRQYPFLFNSNSIRKDRNLETLNMFKNTGFQGLHHNASRYSSAIDKNLIVDVGGYACKDSIIGSGVSENGISSGCSVNSNSMNGSSVWKSPQSLTPNAHCSSSQRKSFIENSNVYSDASALPLALTPNSTSSKQHESLNSSCNSSQQGEDGRSSIKSTIAVGSPDSALVSPNNIANTSNSSSLMAGRSLVAKKNSLKTQKTFTCPECGKIFNAHYNLTRHMPVHTGARPFICKVCGKGFRQASTLCRHKIIHTSEKPHKCNTCGKAFNRSSTLNTHMRIHQGYKPFVCEYCGKGFHQKGNYKNHKLTHSSEKQFKCSVCNKAFHQIYNLTFHMHTHNEKKPFTCQICGKGFCRNFDLKKHMRKLHEGASLPSSGSSFGGRLISPPGNVSAGLHHSSHPNLTNPAPNTSSMLAAAAAQSSLSNQAAAVFFSRPTALLSQNPLTCHRSLLSPLVLNSSATSLLHKISSMI from the coding sequence atgtatgaagAGAGTAGCAGCGGTCGAAGTATGGAGGGTAGCTTGCCTCGTTCGTCAGTATTGATCAAAAAGGAACTTCCAAGGCATATGCCTTCCAATAGAAACAGTGAAAACTCAAAAGCTGAACTGACATTTTCCATTGAGAAAATTATGGAATTTACGCCGTCCAAGCGGACTAATAAAGATCTATCTCCACAACAGCATTTACACAATAACCaacataataacaacagtaacgtGTGTATCAACAACAATCATAGCAACAACATTAACTCTTctaacaataatcataatgttCACAATAACATCattaacaacaccaataatatcgtcaacaataacagcaacaacactctTAAGGTCAGTGGACACAATGGTTACAAAACTCAGTCGAAAAACATCGATTCGTTATGGGTTCCAACATCGGTGTTTAATCCGTCAATGCATGGATCTGCATACGCAAGTATCTTCTTTAATACGGATCTCCAACGACGGGCAGGCTTAAACTTAATTAGTAATCCTTCAGATTATAGGGACCCAGTTATTTATGCACCTTACCTCCATCCAGCGTTTCCGTTACCTCGAAACGCTAACGTAAATGATTACCAGACACAAATACTTAGGCAATATCCCTTTTTATTTAATTCGAACTCCATCAGAAAAGACAGAAACCTGGAGACTCTcaatatgtttaaaaatacagGTTTTCAGGGATTACATCATAATGCATCCAGATATTCGTCAGCCATCGATAAAAATTTAATTGTTGACGTAGGAGGTTATGCCTGCAAAGATTCCATTATCGGCAGTGGTGTATCTGAGAATGGTATAAGCAGCGGGTGCTCCGTAAATAGTAACAGCATGAATGGTAGTAGTGTATGGAAAAGTCCACAAAGTCTAACACCAAATGCACATTGCTCTTCGTCGCAAAGAAAATCTTTTATCGAAAATAGTAACGTTTATTCGGATGCTTCTGCTCTTCCATTGGCTTTGACGCCGAACTCTACGAGTTCCAAGCAACATGAGAGCTTAAACAGTTCTTGTAACTCTAGTCAGCAGGGAGAAGATGGAAGATCTAGTATTAAATCAACAATTGCCGTCGGTTCACCGGACTCAGCTTTGGTATCGCCGAATAATATTGCCAATACCAGCAACAGTTCTTCTCTGATGGCAGGGCGATCTTTGGTAGCAAAGAAAAACAGTTTAAAGACACAGAAGACGTTCACGTGCCCTGAATGTGGCAAGATTTTCAATGCCCACTATAACCTAACACGTCACATGCCTGTGCACACTGGTGCTCGTCCATTCATATGTAAAGTATGTGGTAAAGGTTTTCGACAAGCCAGTACTCTGTGCCGTCATAAGATTATACACACTTCGGAAAAACCACACAAATGCAACACTTGCGGGAAGGCCTTTAACCGGAGCTCCACGctgaacacacacatgcgtatacaccAGGGTTACAAGCCATTCGTCTGTGAGTACTGCGGTAAAGGGTTCCATCAGAAAGGTAACTATAAAAATCATAAATTGACACACAGCTCCGAAAAACAGTTCAAATGTTCTGTATGCAACAAGGCCTTTCACCAGATCTACAACCTCACTTTTCATATGCATACCCACAACGAAAAGAAACCGTTCACCTGCCAGATATGCGGTAAAGGGTTTTGTCGAAATTTCGACCTAAAGAAACATATGCGAAAATTACACGAAGGTGCTTCACTTCCATCTTCCGGTTCTTCGTTCGGCGGAAGACTAATCAGTCCACCCGGAAATGTTAGCGCTGGTTTGCATCACAGTTCGCATCCAAACTTAACAAATCCAGCACCAAACACAAGCAGTAtgctagcagcagcagctgcacaATCCTCTCTTTCAAACCAAGCTGCAGCGGTGTTCTTTTCACGGCCGACAGCTCTTCTTTCACAGAATCCTTTGACGTGTCATCGTTCTTTGCTCTCGCCTCTCGTCCTTAATTCCTCAGCCACCAGTCTATTACACAAAATATCTTCTATGATATAA